In one window of Rathayibacter caricis DSM 15933 DNA:
- a CDS encoding amylosucrase → MFDSTQLLSTVREHLDEGDVVGDDDEFRARLEAHLPRLVELLAQVYGHREDLAEQILGVVALAAAARAQRPEELRALDRTREQQPDWFLSNTALGGVCYVDRYAGDLEGLRAEIPYFREIGLNYLHLMPLFDAPEGESDGGYAVSSYRRVRPDLGDMDQLRLLAADLRAQGIALVVDFVFNHTSNEHEWAQRALAGEKRFEDYYWIFPDREQPDAFERTTREIFPEDHPGSFVPLEDGRWVWATFHRYQWDLNYSNPEVFRAMAGEMLFLANHGIDALRMDAVAFIWKELGTTSESRPEAHLLLRAFNEVCRLAAPSLLFKSEAIVHPDEVVEYIDVQECQLSYNPLQMALTWEALATRDVRLLAQALERRHALPEGTAWVNYVRGHDDIGWTFADEDAAELGIDAVGHRRFLNDFYTDRFDGSFARGVPFQENPRTGDRRVSGTTASLAGVEAGDPYGIERVLLAHSIALSTGGLPLLYLGDEVGQLNDYGYREDPTTAGDSRWVNRPRRPSERYAQRETPGTDAGEIFGGLLHLIAIRKAVPLFAGNALTVFDAQNRHVLGYQRPGDGEALLVLANVSDEVQEIAPERFGGLDSVALDLVTEITVDLHEGFRLAPLQFVWLRVTTPR, encoded by the coding sequence GTGTTCGATTCGACGCAGCTGCTCTCCACGGTGCGCGAGCACCTCGACGAGGGGGACGTGGTCGGCGACGACGACGAGTTCCGCGCTCGTCTCGAGGCGCACCTCCCGCGCCTGGTGGAGCTGCTCGCCCAGGTCTACGGTCACCGCGAGGACCTCGCCGAGCAGATCCTCGGCGTCGTGGCCCTCGCCGCCGCAGCCAGGGCCCAGCGCCCCGAGGAGCTCCGCGCTCTCGACCGCACCCGCGAGCAGCAGCCCGACTGGTTCCTCTCGAACACGGCGCTCGGCGGCGTCTGCTACGTCGACCGCTACGCCGGCGACCTCGAGGGCCTCCGGGCCGAGATCCCGTACTTCCGGGAGATCGGACTCAACTACCTGCACCTGATGCCGCTCTTCGACGCGCCCGAGGGCGAGTCCGACGGCGGCTACGCGGTGTCGAGCTACCGCCGGGTGCGGCCGGACCTCGGAGACATGGACCAGCTGCGCCTGCTCGCCGCGGACCTCCGCGCGCAGGGCATCGCCCTCGTCGTCGACTTCGTCTTCAACCACACCTCGAACGAGCACGAGTGGGCGCAGCGGGCGCTCGCCGGCGAGAAGCGGTTCGAGGACTACTACTGGATCTTCCCGGACCGCGAGCAGCCGGACGCCTTCGAGCGGACGACCCGCGAGATCTTCCCCGAGGACCACCCCGGCTCCTTCGTCCCTCTGGAGGACGGCCGCTGGGTCTGGGCGACGTTCCACCGCTACCAGTGGGACCTCAACTACTCCAACCCCGAGGTCTTCCGCGCGATGGCGGGCGAGATGCTGTTCCTCGCCAACCACGGGATCGACGCCCTCCGGATGGACGCAGTCGCGTTCATCTGGAAGGAGCTCGGCACGACGTCGGAGTCGCGCCCCGAGGCGCACCTGCTGCTGCGGGCCTTCAACGAGGTGTGCCGCCTGGCCGCTCCGTCGCTGCTGTTCAAGTCCGAGGCGATCGTGCACCCGGACGAGGTCGTCGAGTACATCGACGTGCAGGAGTGCCAGCTCTCGTACAACCCGCTGCAGATGGCGCTGACCTGGGAGGCGCTCGCGACGCGCGACGTCCGGCTCCTCGCGCAGGCCCTCGAGCGCCGCCACGCGCTGCCGGAGGGCACGGCGTGGGTCAACTACGTGCGCGGCCACGACGACATCGGCTGGACCTTCGCCGACGAGGACGCCGCAGAGCTCGGGATCGATGCTGTGGGCCACCGCCGGTTCCTCAACGACTTCTACACCGACCGCTTCGACGGCAGCTTCGCGCGGGGCGTCCCGTTCCAGGAGAACCCGCGCACCGGCGACCGCCGCGTCTCGGGGACGACGGCCTCGCTCGCCGGCGTCGAGGCGGGCGATCCCTACGGCATCGAGCGGGTCCTCCTCGCCCACTCGATCGCGCTCAGCACGGGCGGGCTGCCGCTGCTCTACCTCGGCGACGAGGTCGGCCAGCTGAACGACTACGGCTACCGGGAGGACCCCACCACCGCGGGCGACTCGCGCTGGGTCAACCGGCCCCGCCGCCCCTCCGAGCGCTACGCCCAGCGCGAGACCCCGGGGACCGACGCGGGCGAGATCTTCGGCGGTCTGCTGCACCTCATCGCGATCCGCAAGGCGGTGCCGCTGTTCGCCGGCAACGCCCTCACCGTCTTCGACGCGCAGAACCGCCACGTGCTCGGCTACCAGCGCCCGGGCGACGGCGAGGCCCTGCTCGTGCTGGCGAACGTCTCGGACGAGGTGCAGGAGATCGCGCCGGAGCGCTTCGGCGGACTCGATTCGGTGGCCCTGGATCTCGTGACCGAGATCACGGTGGACCTGCACGAGGGCTTCCGGCTCGCTCCGCTGCAGTTCGTCTGGCTCCGGGTGACGACTCCGCGCTGA
- a CDS encoding glycosyltransferase family 2 protein translates to MSAPDAVPEALPRVGVVVLTQGTRPDDLAAGLASVLAQRGVELDVVCVGNGWTPEGLPDGVRPLALPENLGIPAGRNAGVPATRGEYLFFLDDDARVPSPDFLRDAIALLRSPRRIGLVQPRVDSTDGTPAPRRWIPRILKGDPRRSGPVFSVWEGAVVLRRDVFEEIGGWADPFFYAHEGIELAWRVWDTGRTTWYAGELVAHHPVIQQTRHADYYRLNARNRVWLARRNLPAPLALAYVGSWTAIQCLRWARDAPALRAWFAGWREGWRTDAGPRRVLSWRTVLRMGFAGRPPIV, encoded by the coding sequence GTGTCCGCTCCTGACGCGGTTCCGGAGGCGCTGCCCCGCGTCGGCGTCGTCGTCCTGACCCAGGGCACGCGGCCCGACGACCTCGCGGCCGGACTCGCGAGCGTCCTCGCCCAGCGCGGTGTGGAGCTCGACGTGGTCTGCGTCGGGAACGGCTGGACCCCCGAGGGCCTGCCCGACGGGGTGCGCCCGCTCGCGCTCCCCGAGAACCTCGGGATCCCGGCCGGGAGGAACGCCGGTGTGCCCGCGACCCGCGGCGAGTACCTGTTCTTCCTCGACGACGACGCGCGCGTGCCGTCCCCGGACTTCCTCCGCGATGCGATCGCACTGCTCCGGTCTCCGCGGCGCATCGGACTCGTGCAGCCGCGCGTCGACAGCACCGACGGCACTCCCGCCCCGCGGCGCTGGATCCCGCGGATCCTGAAGGGCGACCCGCGGCGCTCCGGACCGGTCTTCTCGGTCTGGGAGGGCGCCGTCGTGCTGCGCCGCGACGTGTTCGAGGAGATCGGCGGCTGGGCCGATCCGTTCTTCTACGCCCACGAGGGCATCGAGCTGGCCTGGCGGGTCTGGGACACGGGCCGCACCACCTGGTACGCGGGCGAGCTCGTCGCGCACCACCCGGTGATCCAGCAGACCCGGCACGCCGACTACTACCGGCTCAACGCGCGCAACCGCGTCTGGCTCGCGCGGCGCAACCTGCCCGCTCCGCTGGCCCTCGCCTACGTCGGCTCGTGGACCGCGATCCAGTGTCTGCGCTGGGCGCGGGACGCTCCGGCCCTGCGCGCCTGGTTCGCGGGCTGGCGGGAGGGGTGGCGCACGGACGCCGGTCCGCGGCGCGTGCTGTCGTGGCGGACGGTGCTCCGCATGGGTTTCGCCGGTCGTCCGCCCATCGTCTAG
- a CDS encoding CDP-alcohol phosphatidyltransferase family protein, which translates to MTATTRPRSIAELKAVAQPPEVRGRRNAEHWTASLYLRRFSPYLTWVLLRTSISANGVTGLMILVGWSAAAALLIPGVAGAALALLLGQLQMLVDCCDGEVARWRRTSSPAGVFLDKVGHYTTESLIPIALGLRAAGFPFEAPGDFLWTTIGLALALVIVLNKALNDMVHVARANAGLTKLADTKGEAVPSSSGLAALRRAARFVPFHRLYHSVELTMLAFAASLVGLVIGAGTADRGLVSALLPLALLALAGHFVAIMASQRVRS; encoded by the coding sequence ATGACCGCGACCACGAGACCCCGATCCATCGCCGAGCTGAAGGCCGTCGCGCAGCCCCCCGAGGTGCGCGGGCGTCGCAACGCCGAGCACTGGACGGCATCGCTCTACCTCCGCCGCTTCTCGCCGTACCTGACCTGGGTGCTGCTGCGCACGTCGATCTCGGCGAACGGCGTCACGGGTCTGATGATCCTCGTCGGCTGGAGCGCGGCCGCCGCGCTGCTGATCCCGGGAGTCGCCGGCGCCGCGCTGGCACTGCTCCTCGGGCAGCTGCAGATGCTGGTCGACTGCTGCGACGGCGAGGTCGCTCGCTGGCGGCGCACCTCCTCGCCGGCCGGCGTGTTCCTCGACAAGGTGGGCCACTACACGACGGAGTCGCTCATCCCGATCGCTCTGGGCCTCCGAGCCGCGGGCTTCCCGTTCGAGGCGCCGGGCGACTTCCTCTGGACCACGATCGGCCTCGCGCTGGCGCTGGTCATCGTGCTGAACAAGGCGCTCAACGACATGGTGCACGTGGCGCGCGCGAACGCCGGGCTGACGAAGCTGGCCGACACGAAGGGCGAGGCCGTCCCGTCGTCGTCCGGGCTCGCGGCGCTGCGCCGAGCCGCGCGCTTCGTGCCGTTCCACCGCCTCTACCACTCCGTCGAGCTCACGATGCTCGCCTTCGCCGCCTCGCTCGTCGGCCTGGTGATCGGAGCGGGCACCGCCGACCGCGGGCTGGTGTCGGCGCTCCTGCCGCTCGCGCTGCTCGCCCTCGCCGGGCACTTCGTCGCGATCATGGCCTCGCAGCGTGTCCGCTCCTGA
- a CDS encoding glycosyltransferase family 2 protein codes for MQPENPTDQASTDDLSGLPGVSYVMPVLNEVTHVRAAVDSLLAQDYTGPFDVVLAVAPSIDGTEALVEQLSAADPRIRVVPNGVGSTPAGLNAAIRASRHPVVVRVDAHSVLPRDYARVAVETLQRSGADNVGGVMAAEGLTPFQRAVARAYGSRIGLGGTPHHVGGAEGPAETVYLGVFRRSALERAGLFDERFKRGQDWELNRRLREQGGTVWFTPRLTVTYRPRPSMRALLRQFLSTGMWRGELTRLFPASRSLRYFAPPVLVALLALGLLLGLAGVVQALVGAAPWLLLGFAVPAGYLLLVAAATVAVARVDGPRAMLWFAVVIPSIHVAWGTGFVLGFAGLTSNISAARNQPRTQGVPTGTDGTDTARGA; via the coding sequence ATGCAGCCCGAGAACCCGACGGACCAGGCCTCGACGGACGACCTCTCCGGCCTGCCCGGCGTCTCGTACGTCATGCCCGTGCTGAACGAGGTCACGCACGTCCGCGCCGCGGTCGACTCGCTGCTCGCCCAGGACTACACCGGTCCCTTCGACGTCGTCCTCGCCGTCGCCCCGAGCATCGACGGCACCGAGGCGCTCGTCGAGCAGCTGAGCGCCGCCGATCCGCGGATCCGCGTGGTGCCCAACGGCGTCGGCTCCACTCCCGCCGGCCTGAACGCGGCGATCCGCGCCTCCCGTCACCCGGTCGTCGTGCGGGTCGACGCCCACTCGGTGCTGCCGCGCGACTACGCGCGGGTGGCGGTCGAGACGCTCCAGCGGTCCGGCGCGGACAACGTCGGCGGCGTCATGGCGGCGGAGGGGCTCACGCCGTTCCAGCGCGCCGTCGCCCGCGCCTACGGCTCGCGCATCGGCCTCGGCGGCACCCCGCACCACGTCGGCGGAGCGGAGGGACCGGCCGAGACCGTCTACCTCGGCGTGTTCCGGCGGTCGGCTCTCGAGCGGGCCGGCCTGTTCGACGAGCGCTTCAAGCGCGGCCAGGACTGGGAGCTGAACCGCCGGCTGCGCGAGCAGGGCGGCACGGTCTGGTTCACTCCGCGGCTCACGGTCACCTACCGCCCCCGTCCGTCGATGCGCGCGCTGCTCCGCCAGTTCCTCTCGACGGGGATGTGGCGCGGCGAGCTGACCCGCCTGTTCCCGGCGTCCCGGTCGCTGCGCTACTTCGCTCCGCCCGTGCTCGTCGCGCTGCTCGCCCTGGGGCTGCTCCTCGGTCTCGCCGGGGTCGTGCAGGCGCTCGTCGGCGCGGCGCCCTGGCTGCTGCTCGGATTCGCGGTCCCTGCCGGGTACCTCCTGCTCGTCGCGGCCGCCACCGTCGCCGTCGCCCGGGTCGACGGCCCGCGTGCGATGCTGTGGTTCGCCGTCGTGATCCCGTCGATCCACGTGGCGTGGGGCACCGGGTTCGTGCTCGGCTTCGCCGGGCTGACGAGCAACATCTCGGCCGCCCGCAACCAGCCGCGCACGCAGGGAGTACCGACCGGCACCGACGGCACCGACACTGCGAGGGGCGCATGA
- a CDS encoding S1C family serine protease gives MAGAGVFGLWSASNGSATRVVSAGGGQTITVNNAEDATTATAVAAKATPSVVTIAVSGGSSAGTGSGIVLSDDGYVLTNTHVVTLDGGVADAAVTVTTSDGRIFDATIVGTDPTLDLAVIKLTDASDLTPITFADSSEINVGDTAVAIGAPLGLSGTVTDGIVSALNRSIQVASSAAPDDSGDSSSGGTDSPFNFDIPGQAPQTQATSTISLPVIQTDAAINPGNSGGALLDSDGELIGVNVAIASAGSSSSGDQSGNIGVGFAVPSAVAERIAKEIIENGSATHGLLGASVTDSTEDVLGAAIREVTSGGAAEAAGLRAGDIVTGIDGTPITNASDLTAQVRARAAEADVQITYVRSGQSYELDATLGTMATS, from the coding sequence GTGGCCGGCGCCGGCGTGTTCGGCCTCTGGTCGGCATCGAACGGCTCCGCCACCCGCGTCGTCTCCGCCGGCGGCGGGCAGACCATCACGGTGAACAACGCCGAGGACGCGACCACGGCGACCGCGGTGGCCGCGAAGGCCACTCCGAGCGTCGTGACGATCGCGGTGAGCGGCGGCTCGTCGGCGGGCACCGGCTCGGGCATCGTCCTGTCCGACGACGGCTACGTGCTCACCAACACCCACGTCGTCACCCTCGACGGAGGCGTCGCCGACGCGGCGGTCACGGTCACCACGAGCGACGGCCGGATCTTCGACGCGACCATCGTCGGCACCGACCCGACCCTCGACCTCGCCGTCATCAAGCTGACCGACGCGAGCGATCTCACTCCGATCACCTTCGCCGACTCCTCCGAGATCAACGTCGGCGACACCGCCGTCGCGATCGGAGCGCCGCTGGGCCTCTCGGGCACGGTCACCGACGGCATCGTCAGCGCGCTCAACCGCAGCATCCAGGTCGCCTCCTCCGCGGCGCCGGACGACTCCGGCGACAGTTCGAGCGGCGGCACCGACAGCCCGTTCAACTTCGACATCCCGGGTCAGGCTCCGCAGACGCAGGCGACGAGCACGATCTCGCTGCCGGTCATCCAGACCGACGCGGCCATCAACCCGGGCAACTCGGGCGGTGCGCTGCTCGACAGCGACGGCGAGCTCATCGGGGTCAACGTCGCCATCGCGAGCGCGGGCTCCTCGAGCTCGGGCGACCAGAGCGGCAACATCGGAGTCGGCTTCGCCGTTCCGAGCGCGGTCGCCGAGCGCATCGCGAAGGAGATCATCGAGAACGGATCGGCGACGCACGGCCTGCTCGGGGCGAGCGTCACCGACTCCACGGAGGACGTCCTTGGCGCAGCCATCCGCGAGGTCACCTCGGGCGGCGCCGCCGAGGCCGCCGGCCTCCGGGCGGGCGACATCGTCACGGGGATCGACGGCACCCCCATCACGAACGCGTCCGACCTGACCGCGCAGGTGCGCGCCCGCGCGGCCGAGGCCGACGTGCAGATCACCTACGTCCGCAGCGGCCAGAGCTACGAGCTCGACGCGACGCTGGGCACCATGGCGACCAGCTGA
- a CDS encoding aminotransferase class I/II-fold pyridoxal phosphate-dependent enzyme, whose protein sequence is MSIHGSWTRAAAGAGLLGPRGEVAATVFSEMSALAQRTGAINLGQGFPDEDGPREVLETAREAIASGLNQYPPGPGFPVLRTAVAAHQERFYGLQPDPDGEVLVTTGATEALAATLLALLEPGDEVVTFTPHYDAYGALIALARGVHRTVLLRGPDFSVDHAELEAAVTDRTRIILVNDPHNPTGSVLPVETLELIVRLAHRHDALIVTDEVYEHLRFDSPHVPIATLPGAWERTLTISSAGKTFSTTGWKIGWITGPRELITAVLAVKQFLTYVSGSPFQGAVARGLGLDDSFFRGIAGTLERKRDILSAGLAAAGFAVSPSSGSYFVVADAAPLGWTDGTAFCRSLRELAGVVAVPVSAFCRPEDAAGYRSLVRFAFCKRFEVLEEAAGRLARLRA, encoded by the coding sequence GTGAGCATCCACGGATCCTGGACCCGCGCCGCCGCGGGCGCCGGCCTACTCGGTCCCCGCGGCGAGGTCGCCGCCACCGTCTTCAGCGAGATGAGCGCGCTCGCGCAGCGCACCGGCGCGATCAACCTCGGTCAGGGCTTCCCCGACGAGGACGGACCGCGCGAGGTGCTCGAGACCGCGCGCGAGGCCATCGCGTCGGGCCTGAACCAGTACCCGCCGGGTCCGGGCTTCCCGGTCCTCCGCACCGCGGTCGCCGCGCACCAGGAGCGCTTCTACGGTCTCCAGCCCGATCCGGACGGCGAGGTCCTCGTCACCACCGGCGCCACCGAGGCCCTCGCCGCGACCCTCCTCGCCCTGCTGGAGCCCGGGGACGAGGTCGTCACGTTCACTCCGCATTACGACGCGTACGGGGCGTTGATCGCCCTCGCCCGGGGCGTGCACCGGACGGTGCTGCTGCGCGGACCGGATTTCTCGGTCGACCACGCGGAGCTGGAGGCGGCGGTCACGGATCGCACGCGGATCATCCTCGTCAACGACCCGCACAACCCGACCGGCTCGGTGCTGCCGGTCGAGACCCTCGAGCTGATCGTGCGGCTCGCGCACCGGCACGACGCGCTGATCGTGACCGACGAGGTCTACGAGCACCTCCGCTTCGACTCGCCGCACGTGCCGATCGCGACCCTGCCCGGCGCATGGGAGCGCACGCTGACGATCTCGTCGGCCGGGAAGACGTTCAGCACCACCGGGTGGAAGATCGGCTGGATCACCGGGCCGCGCGAGCTGATCACGGCGGTCCTCGCGGTCAAGCAGTTCCTCACATACGTCAGCGGCTCGCCGTTCCAGGGGGCGGTCGCCCGGGGTCTGGGGCTCGACGACTCCTTCTTCCGCGGGATCGCGGGCACCCTCGAGCGCAAGCGCGACATCCTCTCGGCCGGGCTCGCGGCCGCGGGCTTCGCGGTGTCGCCCTCGTCCGGGAGCTACTTCGTCGTGGCCGACGCGGCTCCCCTGGGCTGGACCGACGGGACGGCGTTCTGCCGGTCGCTCCGGGAGCTCGCGGGTGTGGTCGCGGTGCCGGTCTCGGCCTTCTGCCGGCCGGAGGACGCGGCCGGGTACCGCTCGCTGGTGCGCTTCGCCTTCTGCAAGCGGTTCGAGGTGCTCGAGGAGGCGGCCGGGCGGCTCGCCCGCCTGCGGGCCTGA
- a CDS encoding carbon-nitrogen hydrolase family protein, producing MSTRPAAGIGFAVAQFAPVADRDENLATIRRLVEVAVQRGARVVVLPEYSSSFADPLGPGTLAAGEPLDGAFVQGLGAIARELDVFVVAGMVEAIEGERRVANTLVAVDPEGALVAHYRKLHLYDAFGQTESEWIAPGEIGVPETFAVGDLVVGLQTCYDLRFPEVTRWLVDAGADVVAAPAEWVRGPLKEAHWRTLVTARALENTIYLVAADQTPPIGVGNSMIVDPMGVEIATLGEAEDVAVAWLSRERIDAARAKNPALALRRFTVRPL from the coding sequence GTGTCCACCCGACCCGCTGCGGGCATCGGATTCGCCGTCGCCCAGTTCGCGCCGGTCGCCGACCGCGACGAGAACCTCGCGACCATCCGGCGACTCGTCGAGGTCGCCGTGCAGCGCGGGGCGCGCGTGGTCGTGCTCCCCGAGTACAGCTCCTCCTTCGCCGACCCGCTCGGTCCCGGGACGCTCGCCGCGGGGGAGCCGCTCGACGGCGCCTTCGTGCAGGGGCTCGGAGCGATCGCCCGCGAGCTCGACGTGTTCGTGGTCGCCGGCATGGTCGAGGCCATCGAGGGGGAGCGCCGCGTCGCCAACACGCTCGTCGCCGTGGATCCCGAGGGCGCGCTGGTCGCGCACTACCGCAAGCTCCACCTCTACGACGCGTTCGGGCAGACCGAGTCGGAGTGGATCGCCCCCGGCGAGATCGGCGTGCCCGAGACCTTCGCCGTCGGCGACCTCGTCGTGGGGCTCCAGACCTGCTACGACCTCCGCTTCCCGGAGGTGACGCGCTGGCTCGTCGACGCGGGGGCGGATGTCGTCGCCGCGCCCGCCGAGTGGGTCAGGGGGCCGCTCAAGGAGGCGCACTGGCGCACGCTCGTCACCGCACGGGCGCTCGAGAACACGATCTACCTCGTCGCCGCCGACCAGACGCCGCCGATCGGCGTCGGGAACAGCATGATCGTCGACCCGATGGGCGTCGAGATCGCGACGCTCGGCGAGGCCGAGGACGTGGCGGTCGCCTGGCTGTCCCGCGAGCGGATCGACGCGGCGCGCGCGAAGAACCCGGCGCTCGCCCTGCGGCGCTTCACGGTCCGTCCGCTGTAG
- a CDS encoding CHAP domain-containing protein, which produces MTDEQVDGTPTAGDGSGAIDHPTRRSRRAAEASLASSLSDSVPGEAAHRGDRPARAAAGRRAAPDAPVLAVTSPVLAPRVPSVPPVRRRKAAVLRGAVSTAAVAAIAGMVAVMALPAYSFDPADDSQAAIEAEARIRALGTQKLTVSASAAQEQVIRDSFTAPTQQQLDEAAAQARALAEAAEKAAREAELAASAAADPTAAPGSSSTSVTPREEGDDYPWRDQLTDDQGGGLSPLRYYYRECVDFVAWRLNRDQGSTGAPWKWTWGNMTPGGGSAYAWAGQWASHGWQTSTTPVPGSVAWFTGNHVAYVQSVNSDGTVSLEEYNWGNDHSYHTRTIPASSVPLFLYPPS; this is translated from the coding sequence GTGACGGACGAACAGGTGGACGGGACTCCGACGGCCGGCGACGGATCCGGAGCGATCGACCACCCGACCCGGCGCAGTCGCCGGGCCGCCGAGGCGTCGCTGGCGTCCTCGCTCTCCGACTCCGTCCCGGGAGAGGCCGCCCATCGCGGCGATCGACCCGCTCGCGCCGCCGCCGGCCGCCGCGCGGCCCCGGACGCTCCCGTCCTCGCCGTGACCTCGCCCGTCCTCGCTCCGCGGGTCCCCTCCGTTCCGCCCGTGCGCCGCCGCAAGGCCGCGGTGCTCCGCGGAGCGGTCAGCACCGCCGCGGTGGCCGCGATCGCCGGCATGGTCGCCGTCATGGCGCTCCCCGCCTACTCGTTCGACCCCGCCGACGACTCGCAGGCCGCGATCGAGGCGGAGGCGCGCATCCGCGCCCTCGGCACGCAGAAGCTCACCGTGTCGGCATCGGCCGCCCAGGAGCAGGTGATCCGCGACTCCTTCACCGCGCCCACCCAGCAGCAGCTCGACGAGGCGGCCGCCCAGGCCCGCGCCCTCGCCGAGGCCGCCGAGAAGGCCGCCCGCGAGGCCGAGCTGGCAGCGTCGGCGGCCGCGGACCCGACGGCGGCACCCGGCTCCTCGAGCACCTCCGTCACTCCCCGCGAGGAGGGCGACGACTACCCCTGGCGCGACCAGCTCACCGACGACCAGGGCGGCGGCCTCTCACCGCTGCGCTACTACTACCGCGAGTGCGTCGACTTCGTGGCGTGGCGCCTCAATCGCGACCAGGGCTCGACCGGTGCGCCGTGGAAGTGGACCTGGGGCAACATGACCCCCGGCGGCGGCAGCGCCTACGCGTGGGCGGGCCAGTGGGCCTCCCACGGATGGCAGACCAGCACCACTCCGGTCCCCGGCAGCGTCGCCTGGTTCACCGGCAACCACGTGGCGTACGTGCAGTCGGTCAACTCCGACGGCACGGTCTCGCTGGAGGAGTACAACTGGGGCAACGACCACTCGTACCACACGCGCACGATCCCGGCCTCGAGCGTGCCGCTCTTCCTCTACCCGCCGAGCTGA
- a CDS encoding MFS transporter translates to MAPALPRALRPFETRGYRFLAGSLGLSLLASGVWIVALVWQVIALGGGPGDVSLVATASALGLVLAVLLGGVLADRVPQRRILIVVEAVRVLVVLAAVALSSAGILTVWQLTAVAFVLGVGEAFFFPAYSALLPRLLPADQLLAANGVEGALRPIAQSAAGPAVAGAVIAVSAPSAAFAVAAVGYALALAGLLLVGPVPFERAVDAGGSALGSAVRDLREGFGYMVRTRWLLATLLFAIVLVFLVVGPIEVLVPFAVRDQTGTGASGYALALTAYGVGGVVGSLVVSSRPVPRRYLTTMILLWGFGALPFVLLGVVDQLWMIAAILFLDGVTGAAAQVLWGTLLQQRVPSALLGRVSSLDFFVSLALMPVSMAVAGPVGEAVGIAPTFAVVGVLAAASAVVTLLLARLGPDELAHPLRDG, encoded by the coding sequence ATGGCCCCGGCCCTCCCTCGCGCGCTCCGCCCCTTCGAGACGCGCGGCTACCGCTTCCTCGCCGGCTCCCTCGGCCTCTCCCTCCTCGCGAGCGGGGTGTGGATCGTCGCCCTCGTCTGGCAGGTCATCGCCCTCGGCGGCGGCCCCGGGGACGTCTCGCTGGTGGCGACGGCCAGCGCCCTCGGCCTCGTGCTCGCGGTCCTGCTCGGGGGAGTGCTGGCCGATCGGGTGCCGCAGCGGCGCATCCTGATCGTCGTCGAGGCGGTGCGGGTGCTCGTCGTCCTCGCCGCGGTCGCCCTCTCGTCGGCCGGGATCCTCACGGTCTGGCAGCTGACCGCGGTCGCGTTCGTGCTCGGCGTCGGCGAGGCGTTCTTCTTCCCGGCGTACTCCGCGCTCCTCCCTCGCCTGCTGCCGGCCGATCAGCTCCTCGCCGCGAACGGCGTCGAGGGGGCTCTGCGCCCGATCGCTCAGAGCGCCGCCGGGCCCGCGGTCGCGGGTGCGGTGATCGCGGTGTCGGCGCCGTCGGCGGCGTTCGCCGTCGCGGCGGTCGGGTACGCGCTCGCACTCGCGGGACTGCTCCTGGTGGGACCCGTCCCGTTCGAGCGGGCCGTAGACGCCGGAGGGAGCGCGCTCGGCTCGGCGGTCCGCGACCTCCGCGAAGGTTTCGGCTACATGGTGCGCACGCGGTGGCTGCTCGCGACGCTGCTGTTCGCGATCGTCCTCGTGTTCCTGGTCGTCGGTCCGATCGAGGTGCTCGTGCCCTTCGCGGTGCGCGATCAGACCGGGACCGGCGCCTCGGGCTACGCGCTCGCCCTGACGGCCTACGGCGTGGGCGGCGTCGTCGGATCCCTCGTCGTCTCCTCGCGCCCCGTGCCGCGCCGCTACCTGACCACGATGATCCTGCTGTGGGGCTTCGGTGCGCTGCCCTTCGTCCTGCTCGGCGTCGTCGACCAGCTGTGGATGATCGCGGCGATCCTCTTCCTCGACGGCGTCACCGGGGCGGCGGCGCAGGTGCTGTGGGGGACGCTCCTGCAGCAGAGGGTGCCGTCGGCGCTGCTCGGGCGCGTGTCGAGCCTCGACTTCTTCGTGTCCCTCGCTCTGATGCCGGTGTCGATGGCCGTCGCGGGCCCGGTGGGCGAAGCGGTCGGGATCGCGCCGACGTTCGCGGTGGTCGGCGTGCTCGCGGCGGCATCGGCGGTCGTCACGCTCCTGCTCGCACGGCTGGGCCCGGACGAGCTCGCCCATCCTCTCCGGGACGGGTGA
- a CDS encoding VOC family protein: MVRSERVFSGFSVDDIEAARAFYGTTLGFDVSLNSMGILEIALPGGGHAIAYPKQDHVPATFTILNLSVESVDDAVAELNRADVVTKIYDDDELPTDATGVMRGHGPEIAWFRDPAGNVLSVIAAD; this comes from the coding sequence GTGGTCCGGAGCGAGCGCGTGTTCAGCGGTTTCAGCGTCGACGACATCGAGGCGGCGAGGGCCTTCTACGGGACGACGCTGGGGTTCGACGTGTCGCTCAACTCGATGGGCATCCTCGAGATCGCCCTCCCCGGTGGAGGTCACGCGATCGCGTATCCCAAGCAGGACCACGTGCCCGCGACCTTCACGATCCTGAACCTCTCGGTCGAGTCGGTCGACGACGCGGTGGCGGAGCTGAACCGCGCCGACGTCGTGACGAAGATCTACGACGACGACGAGCTCCCCACCGACGCGACCGGAGTGATGCGCGGACACGGCCCGGAGATCGCGTGGTTCCGCGACCCGGCGGGCAACGTGCTGAGCGTGATCGCCGCGGACTGA